In one Gammaproteobacteria bacterium genomic region, the following are encoded:
- the pspB gene encoding envelope stress response membrane protein PspB produces MNLGVVELLNNLTILPILFLIFVAPLWLFLHYRSKRQVSQGLSYEQVEQLTVLSGQADTMAKRISVLELLLDHEAPHWRERS; encoded by the coding sequence ATGAATTTAGGTGTGGTCGAGCTACTCAATAATTTAACGATATTACCGATCCTGTTTTTAATCTTTGTCGCGCCGTTATGGTTGTTTTTACATTATCGTAGCAAGCGTCAAGTTAGCCAAGGGCTAAGCTATGAACAAGTTGAGCAATTAACCGTATTAAGCGGCCAGGCTGACACCATGGCTAAACGTATTTCGGTGCTCGAATTACTGCTTGATCACGAAGCACCGCATTGGAGGGAGCGATCATGA